The proteins below come from a single Mus musculus strain C57BL/6J chromosome 5, GRCm38.p6 C57BL/6J genomic window:
- the Cldn12 gene encoding claudin-12, with protein sequence MGCRDVHAATVLSFLCGIASVAGLFAGTLLPNWRKLRLITFNRNEKNLTIYTGLWVKCARYDGSSDCLMYDRTWYLSVDQLDLRVLQFALPLSIVIAMGALLLCLIGMCNTAFNSSVPNIKLAKCLVNSAGCHLVAGLLFFLAGTVSLSPSIWAIFYNSHLNRKFEPVFTFDYAVFVTIASSGGLFMTALLLFVWYCACKSLSSPFWQPLYSHAPGMHTYSQPYSSRSRLSAIEIDIPVVSHST encoded by the coding sequence ATGGGCTGCCGAGATGTCCACGCAGCCACCGTCCTGTCCTTCCTGTGTGGTATTGCCTCTGTCGCAGGCCTCTTTGCGGGGACTCTGCTTCCTAACTGGAGGAAACTGCGGCTGATCACATTCAACAGAAACGAGAAGAACCTGACGATTTACACGGGCCTGTGGGTGAAGTGTGCCCGGTATGATGGAAGCAGTGACTGCCTGATGTACGACCGTACGTGGTACCTGTCGGTTGACCAGCTGGACCTGCGTGTCCTCCAGTTTGCCCTGCCTCTCAGCATCGTGATCGCAATGGGTGCCTTGCTACTCTGCCTGATTGGAATGTGTAACACGGCCTTCAATTCTTCCGTGCCTAACATCAAACTGGCCAAGTGTCTGGTCAATAGTGCAGGCTGCCACCTGGTGGCCGGACTCCTGTTTTTTCTGGCAGGTACCGTGAGCCTCTCTCCGTCCATCTGGGCCATCTTTTATAACAGCCATCTCAACAGGAAGTTTGAGCCGGTCTTTACCTTTGACTATGCAGTATTTGTCACTATTGCTAGCTCAGGGGGTCTGTTTATGACTGCTCTCCTGCTGTTCGTTTGGTATTGTGCATGCAAGTCTTTGTCCTCTCCTTTCTGGCAACCGCTGTACTCTCACGCTCCCGGGATGCACACTTACTCACAGCCCTATTCATCACGGTCCCGCCTCTCTGCCATTGAAATCGACATTCCAGTAGTCTCACACAGCACTTAA